A genomic stretch from Salarias fasciatus chromosome 10, fSalaFa1.1, whole genome shotgun sequence includes:
- the nrip1b gene encoding nuclear receptor-interacting protein 1 → MTHGEEPGPETHKDSAVLTYLEGLLMHPVVAGPGATASGRSEAAHSNQEQSDKVGGSFQLPNHGPTAPKAGTNGPTLGSSQHLKKARLLRSSAWNDPGNQRMSSPPVELNGQVGGLQNGALEGSPHAGESTLLASLLQSFSSRLQSVAMSQHSNKPPSECSSPSKAPPADKEPVPVYGTASSRLKGLMRKNKLQNHSSTPYSRRSHSQDRPPESPRSVHSATPPAAPAGADSVSCAERLKAVANMVKIRSSPAPSPKPSVACSQLALLLSSEAHLQQYSREHALKAQLSGRSASERLAAMANQQHGPDKKPPSVGGSLPGAPDTLSSLTTQNGMTTTPTITTTLPRSALSSPQSPSLLRGHSQSSPPTPPRAPSHTHSQPPREKRSFDSRPTRPPQTCSSLLLLLLNNHNNQKQLTKNGHLEDSCGLLPQSGSSSVTSDSECSTQERSLTKDSSDAESSYSSCSPIDLSMRSRVNIQDTGPKTSTPSSTSAPVFASAPVTFSPHASGQPLSSAFSPSSTAVSSVSTAVSSSSSSSFSTSSLDKLTESLINKWKPEPAVSQGSKNKEPEMSPELKSHPKLTLMQLLLERRNNEMVNKNVCNQDLPLDITMATMSRNQQNGLVPWEETRTTSPLDRPIAPAQPQYSHSRDPNGALSPFSYPSPNVQSSPLDLCKSKTFPAEKASEPAFSASKLLQNLAQCGTASSSPPIPSGKTLGPEADASRPLALLERLNAPIHRTTTTPLSDGASSSGTPFSRKEASPPATQIENLLERRTVLQLLLGTGSGSAGTGRKDRPSGNDRRGVEVAGGYYEKSPSASIICDSSNGPPLDVKVKSELTEEAGPSSAMSEDFNGRKRLSYERNSPLRDPQQDLKTEPRPAEVIAKYGLLSQLLKQQTATYYTSAAMQTESQPRLIKEEQREYPSPSPKKRRFCSDQTDSLSNISSPRALDSGDAHIQTCSATQTEADQQRAMKEEDVPPSSPPSETLTRESRGFNVLKQLLLSDNCLKKLSQQPRGAPSPSVLQANGKANGSILSPPAHNHSFLHVPGWHPHGSLNSGLPSNLRPLPTPPAAADSPVRSPWNRHQAPWPAAQKRETPTLVKQEPESIVRWSGRGNEREEEDEEEDSNPDSPRLSRSNPILYYMLQKGSLQLRRDGRDQTEGAQSVVRVKEEPITDMHAYERRLSSTPQSPAHNDKHSHESPGLSQSSE, encoded by the coding sequence ATGACTCATGGGGAGGAGCCTGGCCCTGAGACACACAAGGATTCAGCTGTTCTAACTTATCTGGAAGGTTTACTGATGCATCCAGTGGTGGCCGGGCCTGGGGCCACGGCGAGCGGGAGGTCCGAGGCTGCCCACAGCAATCAGGAGCAGAGTGACAAAGTGGGCGGGTCCTTCCAGCTGCCCAATCATGGCCCCACCGCTCCCAAGGCCGGAACAAATGGGCCCACGCTGGGTTCTTCACAGCACCTGAAGAAGGCTCGCTTACTGCGCTCTTCAGCCTGGAATGATCCAGGGAACCAGCGAATGAGTTCCCCCCCAGTGGAGCTGAACGGGCAAGTGGGAGGTCTGCAGAATGGAGCACTGGAGGGGTCTCCTCACGCTGGCGAGAGCACCCTGTTAGCCTCTCTTCTGCAGTCATTTAGCTCACGGCTTCAGAGTGTTGCAATGTCTCAGCACTCTAATAAGCCCCCCAGTGAGTGTTCCTCTCCATCCAAGGCGCCGCCTGCTGACAAAGAGCCGGTTCCCGTGTATGGAACAGCTTCAAGCCGCCTGAAGGGCCTGATGAGGAAGAATAAACTTCAGAATCACAGCAGCACGCCGTACAGTCGCCGTTCTCACAGTCAGGACAGGCCGCCAGAGTCGCCTCGCTCAGTACACAGCGCCACGCCTCCCGCTGCACCGGCAGGTGCTGACTCGGTGTCCTGTGCGGAGCGTCTGAAGGCTGTGGCCAACATGGTGAAAATCCGCTCGAGCCCCGCACCTTCTCCCAAGCCCAGTGTGGCCTGCAGTCAGCTAGCCTTGCTGCTGTCCAGCGAAGCCCATCTCCAGCAGTACTCCAGAGAGCATGCGCTCAAGGCCCAGCTGTCGGGGAGGTCTGCTAGTGAGAGGCTAGCCGCCATGGCAAACCAGCAGCACGGCCCTGACAAAAAGCCACCTAGTGTGGGAGGATCTCTGCCCGGAGCTCCAGACACTCTAAGCTCCTTAACAACCCAAAATGGAATGACAACAACAcccacaataacaacaacactCCCTCGATCGGCGCTGTCCAGTCCACAGAGCCCCTCTCTGCTGCGCGGCCACAGCCAAAGCTCTCCACCCACTCCCCCACGCGCTCCCAGCCACACTCACAGCCAGCCGCCAAGGGAGAAGCGAAGCTTTGACTCGCGTCCAACCCGGCCCCCCCAGACTTGCAGCAGCTTGCTGTTGTTGCTACtgaacaaccacaacaaccagaAGCAGCTGACCAAAAATGGccacctggaggacagctgTGGCCTTTTGCCACAGAGCGGCTCCTCTTCAGTCACATCCGACAGCGAGTGCTCCACCCAGGAAAGGAGTCTGACCAAGGACAGCAGCGATGCCGAGAGTTCCTACTCAAGTTGTTCTCCCATTGACCTTTCCATGAGAAGCCGTGTTAATATTCAAGATACAGGGCCCAAAACTAGCaccccttcctccacctctgcccCAGTGTTTGCCTCCGCCCCGGTTACATTCTCCCCTCATGCTTCTGGTCAGCCTTTATCCTCAGCTTTCTCCCCTTCCTCTACTGCTGTCTCCTCTGTTTCCACcgctgtttcttcctcttcctcctcttctttctctaCCTCTTCCCTGGACAAATTAACAGAATCCTTAATTAACAAGTGGAAGCCAGAGCCAGCAGTGTCACAGGGGTCCAAGAACAAGGAACCTGAAATGAGCCCAGAGCTAAAGTCCCACCCTAAGCTAACACTTATGCAGCTTCTTCTTGAGCGCAGAAATAATGAGATGGTAAATAAGAACGTATGTAACCAGGATTTGCCCCTCGATATCACTATGGCCACCATGTCTCGAAACCAGCAAAATGGACTGGTGCCTTGGGAAGAGACCAGGACGACAAGCCCTCTTGACAGGCCCATAGCCCCAGCTCAGCCCCAATACTCTCATAGCCGTGATCCAAATGGTGCACTGTCCCCCTTTTCTTACCCCTCCCCAAATGTCCAGTCCAGCCCACTGGATTTGTGTAAGTCTAAAACCTTCCCTGCTGAGAAGGCTTCAGAGCCGGCCTTCAGTGCCAGTAAACTGTTACAGAATCTGGCTCAGTGTGGCACAGCTTCTTCCTCCCCACCCATCCCCTCTGGCAAAACTCTTGGCCCGGAGGCTGATGCCAGTAGGCCCCTTGCCCTTTTGGAAAGGCTCAATGCTCCAATCCACAGAACTACCACCactccactgtctgatggagccTCGAGCAGTGGCACACCCTTCAGCCGGAAGGAAGCTTCTCCTCCTGCGACACAAATCGAAAACCTCTTAGAGAGGCGCACcgtgctgcagcttctcctcggAACTGGCTCGGGGTCGGCGGGCACCGGCCGCAAAGATAGGCCCAGTGGGAACGACAGGAGAGGTGTTGAGGTGGCAGGAGGATACTACGAGAAGAGCCCCAGTGCCTCCATCATCTGTGACAGCTCCAATGGGCCTCCTTTGGATGTAAAGGTCAAATCGGAGCTCACAGAGGAGGCAGGGCCATCCTCTGCCATGTCTGAGGACTTCAATGGCAGAAAGAGACTAAGTTACGAGAGGAATAGCCCCCTTCGAGATCCCCAGCAGGACTTAAAAACAGAACCGAGGCCCGCAGAGGTCATAGCAAAGTATGGCCTCCTCAGCCAGCTGCTCAAACAACAGACTGCTACCTACTACACCAGTGCTGCCATGCAGACCGAGTCACAGCCCCGGCTGATTAAAGAGGAACAGAGGGAGTATCCCAGCCCTAGTCCTAAGAAGAGACGCTTTTGCTCTGATCAGactgatagtttgagtaatatCAGCTCTCCTCGAGCACTGGACAGTGGTGACGCACACATTCAGACCTGCTCTGCGACTCAGACAGAGGCTGACCAGCAGAGGGccatgaaggaggaggacgttCCACCAAGCAGCCCGCCAAGCGAAACCCTCACCAGAGAGAGCCGGGGCTTCAACGTGctgaaacagctgctgctctccgaCAACTGCCTGAAGAAGCTgtcccagcagccccggggGGCCCCCAGCCCCTCCGTCCTGCAGGCCAACGGGAAAGCCAACGGCAGCATCCTCAGTCCGCCGGCCCATAATCACAGCTTCCTCCACGTCCCCGGCTGGCACCCTCACGGCTCCCTTAACTCAGGGCTTCCGAGCAATCTCAGACCACTGCCCacgcctcccgccgccgccgacagCCCCGTCCGCAGCCCCTGGAACCGCCACCAAGCTCCGTGGCCCGCCGCTCAGAAACGAGAGACCCCCACCCTCGTGAAGCAGGAGCCCGAGAGCATCGTGAGGTGGAGCGGTCGGGGCAAcgaaagggaggaggaggacgaagaagaGGACTCAAACCCAGACTCTCCTCGCCTCTCGCGCTCCAACCCCATCCTGTACTACATGTTGCAGAAGGGCAGCCTTCAGCTGAGGCGGGACGGGAGGGATCAGACCGAGGGAGCCCAGTCTGTGGTCCGAGTTAAAGAAGAGCCAATCACTGACATGCATGCATACGAACGCAGACTGAGCTCCACCCCTCAATCGCCCGCCCACAATGACAAGCACAGCCATGAGAGCCCGGGGCTGAGCCAGTCGTCCGAGTAG